The Juglans regia cultivar Chandler chromosome 1, Walnut 2.0, whole genome shotgun sequence nucleotide sequence ttttttatcgtattttaaatttttaattttttaattttttttttaatattttaaaaaaggtGGGGCAATCTGAATTTCAGATGGGCCTTGGATATGAGGCCCACGGCCCAGACCCAATATGAGTAGGGCAACTGGGGTTGCTACTGGGAAGCCCACTTCATTCCGATCAAAGTCGGAGTAGCTTTTGACCTTCGACTTGGGTCAAAGTCGGAGGTCAAAGGTGGGcattccgactccgtcggagtcaaAGCCCACCcctatatgagataagataatttgtgtaaCTAAATTTcgtagatgagataaaataagttgagatggaagttaaaaagtgaataaaatattgttagaatatattttttttaatattatttttattttaagatttaaaaaaattgaattatttattttattttgtgtaggaatttaaaaaaattgtaatgatgaaattagatgaattgagaagttttatgaaaacaaacaagaatttAATTGGACGCAGCTCAAGACCTTGGTTAATCAGCCCAAACCCTGGTCCCCCAATAACAGAAAAAGGAACAAAGCATAGGGGAGAGATATTTCATGCATCCGAGTTGGGCAAAGTTCAAATCTTGTTCAGTGCTTGCCACTCTCCCGTAACTAACCCAAGCCCAGTTCTTCGTCTAACAGGTGTTACAGGTCCATCCAAGCCTAGTACATAAATGTTAcaataattgaaagaaaaattctattcctaagcctcatacatcacacaccatttttttatgatttttttaattttattctcttactaaatatgtaatatatagattatgagtagaataatttaactattttaagaataataaaaccaaaaaaaactttaaaaaaatttaaaaaaaataaaaaaattttgatgtgtggtgtatgggcttatgaatagcaatgctctgaTTGAAACGAAGGGGAGGACGCTTTCTGGATTGAGAAGTGAAAACATCaaagattgaataaaaaaaaaagtggacgAGTTAGATTTTTTACATAACTGCACTAATTACGGTCGATACGTTCAAGCTGGATGCATCGTTATGTACTAAGGAAAGCTAATATACTGTATCAATCCAAAGCattgatagatatatatatatatatatatatatatattattcatagGGGCACGCCGCACGTACACATATATCTCGTATGAATATTAAAACTTTCCTGTTTTGTGTTTCATAGCCATTGGACTGCATCCAGCTAGATCCTCAAAGCATTTGAAGGACTAACCTTTTTGTCATGAAAGaccaactattttttaaaggttTTGGAAATGGTTGAGtacttttgttttcaattcaCGCGATGACTCATGATCTAAGTTCCTAGTTCCCTGCTATTTATCTCGTATTTCTAGTAAATAGAGTTTCAGAAAGGGAGGGGACTgatcttcaaaatgaaaatgacttCATTCATATCCAAACACTCTTCCAATGCTTCATCAAAGTGATTTCAGATCTCCCAAAAAGTTTTGATCTGTCCAACCAAATGACGCAAAGACCAGAAGGCGAGGAGGACTTGCCCACGGTTCTTTCAGGCATGCTAATATTAGGCGGTAAAAATGGGAAGGTTAACTACTAACTATGGTTTGTTTTCAAgactaaaatccaaaattttgaaaacttttcatcttattattacaactttctcaaatttccatacaaaataaaataaacaattcaactttttcaaatcacaaaacaaaaataatattaaaaaatatattctaataatattttattcaactttttaactttaatctcaactcatctcatcttagaaaacaaacgaggccgaGGTTATAAACTAAGAAGATGGAGTACCCATAAGCAAAATAACAAGCAACCTAGCAAGAGGCCTAGATAAAATCCAAGGCAAGGAGAAACCCTAGggattggctcaagtggtaaagacccTCGTGttagtggtatgctccctccagaaTTAAAGTTTGAATCCtcttgaatgtaaataatttctaggggccatcggactgagagaacttccccttgaattacccgaggtgcacttgcaagAAAATTCTTACCAAGGGCCTCTGCACCCCGAGATTAGTTGGaactttgttctcggacacccggtgccaataaaaaaaaaaaaatccaaggcAAGGAGGAAATGCCAATGGCTCATTACAGGCACGTTAACATTCAAAAGCGAGTATAAGAGGGTGAATGGAAAGACCAACTATTAACCAAGGGATGCTTTAAATCGGGGAGAGCAATCCTCAACCCACActggaaaaaaaatcacagctaaaatagttaaaaatgaaGAACTATTCCTTTCTGTGCTTGCAGAATGTGAAGCAAAAAGTTATCCTAAAAGTGTGTATATAAGAGTTGGATTATCTCAAATTGTCTACTTTTAAATTCCATAGCTAGCAAATCTTCAAGAatttccatttttcatttgtcCATTAAGTTTAACATTACTACCTGATCTTCAACCTAGATGGATCAGTGCCGAGCAAAATTTTGTGTGTGTGGAATATCTATATACAACCTAATGAACTTCCACAAtcattattgtattataatattgtttgtaTTCAAGGATACATCTTACTGTACTTGCAGATCAATTCCTGATGTTGGCACCGTTGAGCAAAACCATCTAGAAAGTCTACCTCGGAGATACAACTATTCTCATGTAAAACTAGGCATAATACGTTCTACTAGTTTTTTTGTGAAGCTCAAGTATGCTTCTATCTTATGACATCTAAAACTTCAGAAcgaaaatacttttaatttataactaaccATCTACAAGCTAACGCATTGACCATGGAAATTGAACaaacccatggcatgcatgtttCTCCACTCTTCACCAGTTATCTACAACTAAAAAACTAGCGTTGTAATTTACAAGTAAACAACGATAAGTACCATTCTTGAGTCTAATTATCTATGACCCCTAAATGACTATAACACCtagaattttttcttaatgacaccAACAGGCAATGTATCTGCCTAAACCTTCAGCGAGCAGATCATATTATTACTTGCAAAAGAATAGCACTCAATCATCCACAGAATAGAATATGTTGCTTTGTGCCTCAAGCATAGACCAACAAATGCTTGGGCTTGTATTTTATGAaagaactttttaaaaaataaaaaaggaaaaagaagctCTCATAATCAGTCGAAGGTAAGATGTCTGAGTAGCATGAATATGAATCAAGGAACATGCAGCTCTCACAATGCTtaactagtgccaaagaagaaTCAACGCAACATGCTTCAAAAGCTCAAAGTTCACTAGTGTgatagatattatttaatattacacaatcatattcataattattcacaGAGCCAGAAGTCTCTCCTTGTGTTCCATGAAATAAgcaatataaatttacaaacataCTAGAACAAGTGGAGTGATATGTACCCGTTTCGCTTGAAACTTCTATCAACTTGAACAGCAGACAGCTGCTCTTCTGCAGCATGTTCTCCGATTAAACAATAACCTCAATAAACTTAGTGGATGCCCATGTCCTCGCAACATCAGAAAGCTTGCTTTCCTCAACCTGCATCCGTCTCAATTGTGGAGAATTCAGAACAAATAGCTCCACTGCCTCAGCCTCAATTCCACAACAGTGCATAATATCAACATTCTTTAAGCACTTGCAACTCTTAAACATAGAGACCATGGCTGCATTTGTAAGCCCTTTGCACCCTCTCAACCTCAAATCAAGAATATCATTACACGAAGCTAGCATTGAAATAAACTCCTTATCAAATAACATTTCATTAAAAGACAAATCCAATTTCCTCAATTGCCTCAGATTCTGCCCCAATGTGGCAAGCAACCCCGGTTCTCGTTCCACAACATCACAATTTATCAATGCCAATTCTTCAAGCCCAGAACTCATGGCAATCCCAAGAGCCTTAAGGCCTTCACCAGTGACAAGGCAACAACTTTGAAGCCTAATACTCAAAAGACCCCGGAAATTTAATGCAACAGCCGAGAGGTGCTCGTTATTAAGGTCGAGTGGTAATCGAAGATCAAGTTTTTGCAAATTGCACCTGCACTGGCTAATGAACCTCAGCAGACCCTCTCTGCTACCACCATCATAAACCAAAAGAGAACTCAGAGAATTGCAATTCTCAGCCAATTTTAACAGCACCCCATCGACAATACTCCTACAGGTCCTGAGCTCCACCTCTTCAAGACCCTGTAAGCACCTAACAAAGGACGAAAAAGAGCCTCCGTCTCCAACACCTCCACAATTCCGTAGCTGCAATTTCTTCAGCCTTTTGCAGCTTCTCCATAGCCAACTCAAGCCCCAATCATCTGCTCGAATTCCAGACAAACAAAGATTCTCCAAGCCCAATTCCGCATCAAAATCCTCATTTTCCCACGACCCATATTCCCAAGCAAACTCAATTTCTCGTAATAGGCCTTCCCCAGAGCATACGAAGACTGATAACTCCTTTAAAGCAGGAAATTTCATAACCCAAGTGAAAAGGATAGGCCTAGAGAGATTGATACAGAGCGAGGTGAGGTGGATACAGGTTGAAGAGAGAGAATtcaaggaagaaagagagaccGGGCCTGCCAAGAACCTTAAATTATGAAGCTTGGAACAAAAAGTAGAGACTGCGAGGAGGAGGAGGTCAGAGAAAGTGGCGGCTGTGGCTGCGGGTTCagaggagaggaggagagagagggagagaagagaagGGTAGTGGGAGAGGAGGGAGGAAAGGGAGGGGATTGTGGAATTGTGAGGGGTAAGgcggagagagagggaggtcGTGCAGTTGCGGTAGAGATAAAGCCAGCGCTTGGAGACCAAAGAGACTGACAGTGAATAAGAGGGTGACGGTGGAAGTCTCTGAAAGATTTCTTCAAGGAGCTCGTCGCATAGCATGTTGTCCATCTCTAtatctccctcttctctgttGTTCTTGTTCTTTCTAGTACTCCGTCGTGCTTGGTTCGAAAATTCAGAACATCAGTGGTGTTTCTTATCTGTTTTGGatgtcagagagagagagagaggaatcgAGAGGGAGAGGGACAAGGGTCGAGAGAAGGAGGGGCGTGAGGAGCGAGAAGAGGGGAGGAGTTGACATGAGCCGGTTTGCGTAAAACGCTAATTGGAGAAGTGTAATGCACGTTCTTATTCGAATGAAGTAATGCAGCTTAAAGCCTTAAATACTAAGAAGCCAAGCAATTACGTACCGTGTTTTCTTTAATACTTTTTCCCCAAATATTTGGAGAGGGTGATTGGACGAGTGAACGaagataaaaaaagtattttagcactaatttaaatagtgagatgagataaaataaaataagataattttaaatggattgagtaaaatattctttttaatattattattatttaaattttaaaaaaacaaaattatttattatattttataaaaaaatttaatgataaaatgagatggattaaaaatatttctgtatccaaacacTAGTTTATGTGTTGctgaaattttattatttatttgaggtcATATTAATCATCCTAAttccttaaaataaatttattttaaggaagaaatcaatgttttaaatgtctGATATTGTATTTATTCCAATCGATTCTATTTtcccaatatttttctttccacttcaatttaattttgactCACGCGCTTCAAATGCGGGTGGGAGTGATAATTTCTTATATACATAATCCAACCGCATATACACAGCTACTCCAAGttccaaccatttttttttattttttattttttatttctaatcaAGTTCCaactacttttttatataaataattatctcTCACCGTAAATAGGACTGGAAATTAAAATGGCACGTTGTTAAAATAGACCATGTCCAAAATCAGAATTATGCcgccacaaaaaataaaataaaataaaattatccacCCTTGAATGGATGATTCTGTGTCCTTACCAACTATTACTCTCTTcggctttctttcttttacaacTCTTGTATGTCTTCTAGTTCTTGTGTATATTACGTGCAATCCGCATCACATTCACTGGGAGAGCCCATGCCCCTTTAATAGGTTGTGTGCACTAATCATCAAAATGAATCCAATGATGCTGACTAGTTGAGTGATGTCTTTCAATGCACAACCACCACAAGTCTAAGAGAGGCATCAATCCGATTTcctataattttctttatctaAATACTTTCTATAATTTTGAAAGAGATATAGACACAATATCTAAACCGATACTATTTAACTTGTAGATATGCATTGTTCATTAAATGCAGCCTACAAACTGTGTCTTCCTCCAAATAACAAAAAGTATCATGTTCACGTTTTCATACCCTTAGGATAGTGTTAAATGGAAAGAAGACAGCTACatccataaataaattacacaaaaacaatccTACAAATTGATGTTGCTTCATCTGatccgttagatttactttataataaaagtaactttacaatgaATCACATCAAACTACGTCAGTTAgtatgattatttttgtataatcacttTGTAGCTAGAGTATTTTCCAAATGAAAAAGGCATGCAAATATTATAATTTCGTGGTATATTTATTTGTACATCTCCACCAATCAATTGCAAAGAAGTAAAGCTCATACCGCAACAATCAATTCTAAAATTTCATGAGAATCGACTTTCTGCTATTCCTTGCTCTCAGTGAGTGCGGAATATgggcttttatttttctgcctTCAATCATCAATGGTCTAAAGGATTGGAGCATGACCCTAAGCAAACAAAGCGTCCGGTCCTTGTCAACCTCTATTTATCCACTTTGGACGCGAATGTCATCTCTTTCTGTCACGTCAACCGAAAAGCCCATCTCATCTCCAAATAGAAAAACAGTGTGTACCcgagtgagagagggagagagagatccaATCAATATTCCCTATTGGTAAGTACTCAATATTGCACTGGTGCAGTAGTGAAGAAtctatatttactttttaaccTAACTGGCGTGAATCCCACCCCAATAACATTGGTGCTAAGCAAAAACCCTGCTAAATGGATTTAAAGAATGATTTAACACACCGTAACCAATGAAACTAAACCTTAGGACACCCACCTCTCAGTTGGGAAATTAGTGCTCTCATGTTCGGATTGCAGGTCTCACCATTGGCTGAGGCTCAGCGCATATAATCAAAGCAAGCTCACTCACTAAATGGGCATTCTATTATTGACAACCCTCTGATCAATCATTCTTAGGTATAATGTAGAACCTCAATTAAAATGGTGCATGCCAACCAACCCGTGCCTCAGGAGTGGCCCTCTGTGTTCATGATACTAAACTGCTCACAAAGATGGAAGATTATATACCTGAAGCACCTCCTTCTCTATGACCTAGTTCTCTCAAACCAGCCTGCTGTCAAAAGTGAGCAGTTTACACAAGAAGACAATAAACATTGAGATTAAACTCCTTTTAATCTTCTGATTTGTATGTCAAATAGAGCAGTGATACACGGTAAAATTGAGAAAGGTGTGTCAACAAGGATGAAATAAAACATGAATGCACAATACCCAGCATGGCAGGTGAACCATACCTATATAGAGGTAAGTCGCACTGCTCCATGACCAAATGGACTCCAACCAACTCCAGAAGTCACCAACGGTAATGCCTCCAAAACCTTCAAATGCACCTTTCAGCACAAAAAAACCGGCTGGTGGAAACCCAAGAAAACCCAAAGCCAGATTACAAGCCACCCTCAAAAATTTTCTCAGCTTTCTAGATCTAATATCAAGCTTCAAAGGTTGAGCCATCAAACACATTGGGACCATTAGTAAAGCCCCAATTTCGGCAGTAGCAAAGTTGATGACTGACATGAGGCACAGACCAATGAAAGCAGCTGAGATAGTCACCGATTTCAGGAGAGTCCAATCTCTTTTTTGCGGTTGAGAGGGCCTGCCATAGGAAAATGAAGAACCCAAAATCAAGCTCAAGATTGGCAGGCTGAAGCTTGAGAGCAAAACCCAGACTACAAAGCTGGTTGTTGGAGTGCAACTGGGTATTTGACAGATGAAATATGGAAGGAATGAGACAACAGCACCCCACAAGTGAactaaaaacactttttttgcTGCATTAAGCCATTTGCATGATCTCGGAGTGATGCTAAGTTCATCAGTAGCACTGGCTTGAGGAGTGGACTTGTCGATTCCAAAACTAGGATCCACTTTATGAGCATCAGCATATAGAGAAGCTGCAACCACCGGCAGTGATGCCACAAGGAGTGCAAAAGCAATCATGTAGACTCCAACTGATACAAATTTACTAGGTGATGTTAAAAGGTACAGAAAAAATGACTGGTGAAACTTCTCGAGGAGGTTGTTTACTGTTCGTATAACTCCTTCAATTAACCTGCACCGACAACATGAAAACCTTCAGTCTGACGACGCGACAGTGAGTCTTTCACTTTTAACTCATGATCATAGATAAAGAATAACACAAAATAATGATTAAACAAAGAATGATGAAAAGATTATACCAAATAATGATACTTAATACATtggcaatttttttctttttatatgacAACGACATAGACTGTACAAGCAACATGTCTTTCTACCCGACGAAACCCCTGATCCGTGTAACACACCCACATTACACAATCAGGTAACTCGTCGGCTTTTCACCGATGGGATGGGGCCCTTAGAAATTGTTCACACCCAATGATTCGGACCTTACACCTAGGGAAAGCATacccaccaagaccaaggcctttaccccTAGAGCCAAACTCTAGGGCCTttgccagttttttttttaactagaggatttgatcaaaacaagaacAATTAAACACTCAACAAGATAAGTTTCTTGGGCTAACAATCAAGGTTTTAAAATTCGTTCCGTTCCAGCCGGAATTTTCCATGCCGAAACAATAACCGGCATAGTGTAGGTGGGTATTCCGTCCCAAATAGAATTCTGGACGTTTCGGTGTGTTTGGGCCCATTCTGGCCGGATTCCGGTATTCCAGTTGGAATGGACATTTCGATGTTTGTCATTTttgtaaataagttgaaacgGATGGCATTCTCGTAATTCCAGTCATTTTTAGCTTCAGCCCATTTCTTTCTACTTTCCCCTTCCCTGTGAACAGTTTTCAAAACCCTAGATCTCTAAAAGTATTTTGCTGTGACCCCGTCTCCACACTTTGACGATCGGCGCCAACACCACCACCACACCGTCGCAGCTCGAGCCTCTTGTTACTCCACATCATCGCAGCTATTGTTGCGCGATCCGCTCAGCCGCAACTTGTGTTCCTCCACCGCAAGTTGACGTCCACGATCCACCTCCACACTCCACTCCCCACTTCATACCGCAAGTGTTAAATTATTAACAAGCAACTTTATGGATTGGAGATCCCCCTTTTGCTCTGTGTATTGAGAATCTGAGATCAATGTTCACACTAttatgattttgtaattgaTCAAGAACCTACATAGAGCCCCTTGATAATTCCTGAGATTACTTCTCTAATCTCCCTCTAAGAGTAAGAATACTAagcttacttatcaaaaagaaaaaagaacaccaAGCTGTTTGTGAGGCCTCTTGGGTTTTCAGAACCTTTGGTGTAAtccattgatttttgttttctagaaataataaatatagtaatGGGTCTAGGAATCGAATGAGAGTCCTGGTATATTTGATTCAGGAGCCCTATGGTTTATTTTGGAAATACAAACCTCTGATTTAATTGACCAGAAAATGGTAAACTGACCATACTTTTCAGTATCATGTATGCAGTCCTTGGCAAAGGCAAACTAACTAAAGCACTGATGAAgatgtgtgatttttttaacagttggattgagaacttagaagtaCTATTGAGTTTTTCAAGTATGTATGTTTTTAAGACTTGTAtcgattttattttagaatatagttttttctatatatatatataatttatctatatatcgactattccgaaacggtacactGAAACGTACCattatcgaaatatttcattccaatacCTCAACCAGAACGGTCACTAGAacggaattcaaaactttgctaACAATTGAAGATGCCTTTAATTGAGTATGACTGGAATTTTCCAGCCCAAATCGATTAAACAGCATGAGTAATAAGCAAGGTAATAATAGATAACTACCCCCTAGCCCcggaaaaaaatgagagagagagagagggagagagaacacTGATGGTTATTTGAGATTAGAAAAGTATTCAACTCAAGCAACAAGTCTTCTCCCAACAGCCAACAGACTAGAGTTTTGATGTCCAGGACGCAATCCTACCAGTGGCAACTACTAAATTCCTTTGACTATATCTCCcataaatttgaaagaaaaagttacaaCTGCTACTCTGAATTAGATGTAAATGAGGACTGACCTGCCACCTCGGAGAAGGAAGTCATTTTTCCTTGCCTTGTTATTCAAAGCAACTCTGGAAGAAATTTCCATAGTAATCGCATCTATCTCATAATCACGAAAAGCACCATGAGGACCTGTAGGAACACCCAAAGCCTgacaaaataaaattgacattAGGGATCAGAGAGAAGAAGACATAAacccttcattttttcttctccaatCAATCTGAAACCATAAATAGTATCAGATGCCACCAGTCCCGCCAAAAAAGGGGACACGGtagattaaatgattaaatcgACATGAGAATAAACTACCTGGTAATACAGCGAACTTGCAAGCGTAGCAGCGCCCTCAACATAATCTTTAGCTGGGATACCAAACTTCCACTGTGGGTTTAAGCTTTTAGCCACATGTCCTAGTGATTGGAGTATTTCACCCAGAATCTTGAGCCATTTGCAATTAATTAAAGACCGCATTTTCTCCACCTTTACTCGCAAACCTTGCCTATGAACTGCTAAATAGTTGACGATATTGATGAGGTCTAGGT carries:
- the LOC109006969 gene encoding F-box protein At5g51380-like translates to MDNMLCDELLEEIFQRLPPSPSYSLSVSLVSKRWLYLYRNCTTSLSLRLTPHNSTIPSLSSLLSHYPSLLSLSLLLSSEPAATAATFSDLLLLAVSTFCSKLHNLRFLAGPVSLSSLNSLSSTCIHLTSLCINLSRPILFTWVMKFPALKELSVFVCSGEGLLREIEFAWEYGSWENEDFDAELGLENLCLSGIRADDWGLSWLWRSCKRLKKLQLRNCGGVGDGGSFSSFVRCLQGLEEVELRTCRSIVDGVLLKLAENCNSLSSLLVYDGGSREGLLRFISQCRCNLQKLDLRLPLDLNNEHLSAVALNFRGLLSIRLQSCCLVTGEGLKALGIAMSSGLEELALINCDVVEREPGLLATLGQNLRQLRKLDLSFNEMLFDKEFISMLASCNDILDLRLRGCKGLTNAAMVSMFKSCKCLKNVDIMHCCGIEAEAVELFVLNSPQLRRMQVEESKLSDVARTWASTKFIEVIV
- the LOC109006968 gene encoding glycosylphosphatidylinositol anchor attachment 1 protein isoform X1, which codes for MAESEAEVPKAKPRPIVRLGIFLISHSCLFSVICCTAGVLTLLLLPVLAKNTYISENALMPGSANPMFSSQEVSEANRLVKSLTSLDSKPVGSGIESQRLIAEYMSDLGAEISYHKFYPRSNQFHPLHFFSYPDSGSTRENVSCISHGLNTVGIIRAPRGDGKEAIVLVTPYNSLKVGPGEALSLGIAYSVFSLLTQVTWLAKDIIWLVADSRYGEYAAVNAWLRDYHMPVFSGLSALKAEICPVSNVHNELKENSVTERKINDGFRRAGTMATALVIKVTDGSEHFEDSLSIYAEASNGQMPNLDLINIVNYLAVHRQGLRVKVEKMRSLINCKWLKILGEILQSLGHVAKSLNPQWKFGIPAKDYVEGAATLASSLYYQALGVPTGPHGAFRDYEIDAITMEISSRVALNNKARKNDFLLRGGRLIEGVIRTVNNLLEKFHQSFFLYLLTSPSKFVSVGVYMIAFALLVASLPVVAASLYADAHKVDPSFGIDKSTPQASATDELSITPRSCKWLNAAKKVFLVHLWGAVVSFLPYFICQIPSCTPTTSFVVWVLLSSFSLPILSLILGSSFSYGRPSQPQKRDWTLLKSVTISAAFIGLCLMSVINFATAEIGALLMVPMCLMAQPLKLDIRSRKLRKFLRVACNLALGFLGFPPAGFFVLKGAFEGFGGITVGDFWSWLESIWSWSSATYLYIDEMGFSVDVTERDDIRVQSG
- the LOC109006968 gene encoding glycosylphosphatidylinositol anchor attachment 1 protein isoform X4, with product MAESEAEVPKAKPRPIVRLGIFLISHSCLFSVICCTAGVLTLLLLPVLAKNTYISENALMPGSANPMFSSQEVSEANRLVKSLTSLDSKPVGSGIESQRLIAEYMSDLGAEISYHKFYPRSNQFHPLHFFSYPDSGSTRENVSCISHGLNTVGIIRAPRGDGKEAIVLVTPYNSLKVGPGEALSLGIAYSVFSLLTQVTWLAKDIIWLVADSRYGEYAAVNAWLRDYHMPVFSGLSALKAEICPVSNVHNELKENSVTERKINDGFRRAGTMATALVIKVTDGSEHFEDSLSIYAEASNGQMPNLDLINIVNYLAVHRQGLRVKVEKMRSLINCKWLKILGEILQSLGHVAKSLNPQWKFGIPAKDYVEGAATLASSLYYQALGVPTGPHGAFRDYEIDAITMEISSRVALNNKARKNDFLLRGGRLIEGVIRTVNNLLEKFHQSFFLYLLTSPSKFVSVGVYMIAFALLVASLPVVAASLYADAHKVDPSFGIDKSTPQASATDELSITPRSCKWLNAAKKVFLVHLWGAVVSFLPYFICQIPSCTPTTSFVVWVLLSSFSLPILSLILGSSFSYGRPSQPQKRDWTLLKSVTISAAFIGLCLMSVINFATAEIGALLMVPMCLMAQPLKLDIRSRKLRKFLRVACNLALGFLGFPPAGFFVLKGAFEGFGGITVGDFWSWLESIWSWSSATYLYIGWFERTRS
- the LOC109006968 gene encoding glycosylphosphatidylinositol anchor attachment 1 protein isoform X3 yields the protein MAESEAEVPKAKPRPIVRLGIFLISHSCLFSVICCTAGVLTLLLLPVLAKNTYISENALMPGSANPMFSSQEVSEANRLVKSLTSLDSKPVGSGIESQRLIAEYMSDLGAEISYHKFYPRSNQFHPLHFFSYPDSGSTRENVSCISHGLNTVGIIRAPRGDGKEAIVLVTPYNSLKVGPGEALSLGIAYSVFSLLTQVTWLAKDIIWLVADSRYGEYAAVNAWLRDYHMPVFSGLSALKAEICPVSNVHNELKENSVTERKINDGFRRAGTMATALVIKVTDGSEHFEDSLSIYAEASNGQMPNLDLINIVNYLAVHRQGLRVKVEKMRSLINCKWLKILGEILQSLGHVAKSLNPQWKFGIPAKDYVEGAATLASSLYYQALGVPTGPHGAFRDYEIDAITMEISSRVALNNKARKNDFLLRGGRLIEGVIRTVNNLLEKFHQSFFLYLLTSPSKFVSVGVYMIAFALLVASLPVVAASLYADAHKVDPSFGIDKSTPQASATDELSITPRSCKWLNAAKKVFLVHLWGAVVSFLPYFICQIPSCTPTTSFVVWVLLSSFSLPILSLILGSSFSYGRPSQPQKRDWTLLKSVTISAAFIGLCLMSVINFATAEIGALLMVPMCLMAQPLKLDIRSRKLRKFLRVACNLALGFLGFPPAGFFVLKGAFEGFGGITVGDFWSWLESIWSWSSATYLYIAGWFERTRS
- the LOC109006968 gene encoding glycosylphosphatidylinositol anchor attachment 1 protein isoform X2 translates to MAESEAEVPKAKPRPIVRLGIFLISHSCLFSVICCTAGVLTLLLLPVLAKNTYISENALMPGSANPMFSSQEVSEANRLVKSLTSLDSKPVGSGIESQRLIAEYMSDLGAEISYHKFYPRSNQFHPLHFFSYPDSGSTRENVSCISHGLNTVGIIRAPRGDGKEAIVLVTPYNSLKVGPGEALSLGIAYSVFSLLTQVTWLAKDIIWLVADSRYGEYAAVNAWLRDYHMPVFSGLSALKAEICPVSNVHNELKENSVTERKINDGFRRAGTMATALVIKVTDGSEHFEDSLSIYAEASNGQMPNLDLINIVNYLAVHRQGLRVKVEKMRSLINCKWLKILGEILQSLGHVAKSLNPQWKFGIPAKDYVEGAATLASSLYYQALGVPTGPHGAFRDYEIDAITMEISSRVALNNKARKNDFLLRGGRLIEGVIRTVNNLLEKFHQSFFLYLLTSPSKFVSVGVYMIAFALLVASLPVVAASLYADAHKVDPSFGIDKSTPQASATDELSITPRSCKWLNAAKKVFLVHLWGAVVSFLPYFICQIPSCTPTTSFVVWVLLSSFSLPILSLILGSSFSYGRPSQPQKRDWTLLKSVTISAAFIGLCLMSVINFATAEIGALLMVPMCLMAQPLKLDIRSRKLRKFLRVACNLALGFLGFPPAGFFVLKGAFEGFGGITVGDFWSWLESIWSWSSATYLYIGMVHLPCWVLCIHVLFHPC